In Dromaius novaehollandiae isolate bDroNov1 unplaced genomic scaffold, bDroNov1.hap1 HAP1_SCAFFOLD_37, whole genome shotgun sequence, the following proteins share a genomic window:
- the LOC135326181 gene encoding olfactory receptor 14J1-like — translation MLNSSSFNKLFLLGFADTRQLQLLHFSLFLGIYLAALLGNGLIITAVACDHRLHTPMYFFLLNLSLLDLGTISTTVPKSMANSLWDTRAISYPGCAAQVFWFLFLISAEYFLLTIMAYDRFLAICRPLHYGTIMGSRACVKMAAAAWGTGFLHARLHTGNTFSIPLCQGNTVDQFFCEVPQILKLSCSDSYLREAGLTVVSGCLAFGCFIFIVVSYVQIFTAVLRIPSEQGRHKAFSMCVPHLAVVSLFVSTGLFAHLKPPSLSSVDLVVAVLYSVVPPTLNPLIYSMRNKEIQEALKKLIQVVLV, via the coding sequence atgttgaacagcagctccttcaacaagttattcctcctggggtttgcagacacccggcagctgcagctgttgcacttctcactcttcctgggcatctacctggctgccctcctgggcaacggcctcatcatcacagccgtagcctgcgaccaccgcctccacacccccatgtacttcttcctcctcaacctctccctcctcgaccttggcaccatctccaccactgtccccaaatccatggccaattccctgtgggacaccagggccatttcctacccgggatgtgctgcccaggtcttttggtttctcttcttaatttcagcagaatatttccttcttaccatcatggcgtatgaccgctttcttgccatctgcagacccctgcactatgggaccatcatgggcagcagagcttgtgtcaaaatggcagcagctgcctggggcactggttttctccatgctcgcctgcacactgggaacacattttcaataccactctgccaaggcaacacagtggaccagttcttctgtgaagttccccagatcctcaagctctcctgctcagactcctacctcagggaagcggGGCTTACTGTTGTCAGTGgctgtttagcctttgggtgtttcattttcattgtggtgtcctacgtgcagatcttcactgctgtgctgaggatcccctctgagcagggccggcacaaagccttttccatgtgcgtcccgcacctggccgtggtctccctgtttgtcagcactggcctgtttgcccacctgaagcccccctccctctcctctgtggatctggtggtggctgttctgtactcggtggtgcctccaactctgaaccccctcatctacagcatgaggaacaaggagatccaggaggcactgaaaaaactgattcaagtggtacTGGTTTAG